A genomic stretch from Salvelinus namaycush isolate Seneca chromosome 25, SaNama_1.0, whole genome shotgun sequence includes:
- the LOC120019984 gene encoding glutamine synthetase-like, producing MATSSSAELSKPVKQQYMDLPQGDKVQIMYVWIDGTGEGLRCKTRTLDSEPKSIEELPEWNFDGSSTYQSEGSNSDMYLIPSAMFRDPFRKDPNKLVLCEVLKYNRKPAETNLRLTCNKVMDMVENQVPWFGMEQEYTILGTDGHPFGWPNNGFPGPQGPYYCGVGSDKAYGRDIVEAHYRACLYAGVMICGTNAEVMPAQWEFQVGPCEGISMGDHLWAARFILHRVCEDFGVVASFDPKPIPGNWNGAGCHTNFSTKEMREEGGLKAIEESIERLGKRHSYHIRAYDPKGGLDNARRLTGHHETSNIHEFSAGVANRGASIRIPRTVGQEKKGYFEDRRPSANCDPYAVTEAIIRTCLLSEEGDEPVDY from the exons ATGGCTACGTCCTCCAGCGCAGAACTGAGTAAGCCTGTCAAACAGCAGTACATGGACCTCCCTCAGGGAGACAAAGTCCAAATCATGTATGTCTGGATCGATGGAACCGGAGAGGGACTCCGCTGTAAAACCAGAACGCTGGATTCGGAGCCCAAGTCCATCGAAG AACTGCCGGAATGGAACTTTGATGGCTCTAGCACCTACCAGTCTGAGGGCTCAAACAGTGATATGTATTTGATTCCTTCTGCAATGTTCAGAGATCCTTTCCGCAAAGACCCCAACAAACTGGTCCTGTGTGAAGTGCTGAAGTACAACCGCAAACCTGCAG AAACCAACCTTCGTTTGACGTGTAATAAAGTCATGGACATGGTTGAGAACCAGGTCCCTTGGTTTGGCATGGAGCAAGAGTACACCATTTTGGGCACTGATGGACACCCATTCGGCTGGCCCAACAACGGCTTCCCTGGCCCACAAG GTCCCTATTACTGTGGAGTGGGATCTGACAAGGCCTACGGTAGAGATATTGTGGAAGCCCACTACAGAGCCTGCCTGTATGCTGGGGTCATGATCTGTGGAACCAATGCTGAAGTCATGCCTGCACAG TGGGAGTTCCAGGTTGGCCCTTGTGAAGGCATCAGCATGGGTGATCACCTTTGGGCAGCTAGGTTCATTCTCCACCGGGTGTGTGAGGACTTTGGTGTGGTGGCCTCATTTGACCCCAAGCCCATCCCTGGAAACTGGAACGGAGCTGGATGCCACACCAATTTCAGCACAAAAGAGATGAGGGAAGAGGGTGGGTTGAA GGCCATTGAGGAGTCCATTGAAAGGCTGGGGAAGAGGCATAGCTACCACATCCGTGCCTATGACCCTAAAGGGGGACTTGACAATGCCCGTCGCCTCACCGGCCACCATGAAACCTCCAACATCCACGAGTTCTCTGCTGGTGTGGCCAACCGCGGTGCCAGCATCCGCATCCCTCGCACCGTGGGCCAGGAGAAGAAGGGCTACTTTGAGGACCGCCGCCCGTCTGCCAACTGTGACCCGTACGCCGTGACTGAGGCTATAATCCGCACCTGTTTGCTCAGCGAGGAAGGAGACGAACCTGTGGACTACTAG